Proteins co-encoded in one Flavivirga eckloniae genomic window:
- a CDS encoding TlpA family protein disulfide reductase: MKKVLLYVLISIIVFTSCKAEKKELTPLTLGDFEISTDKITHNEPFTITYHGDDPEMESFYHQLKDYNAYAYDINFTNKKAVLTIPDSISAIAFTFKVNGEFDSNEGKGYLLKVHDINGNTVSGNNSTIANYPLTHGYSYGLIGSGSQLIEALEKDFEAFPEFKKKNELSYLYILRTYDQAKMKIAAEEKIKELEAKEDLDENDYSILLQTYELIGKPKLADSIKKMVIRKFPDGKIKIENLTSEFYNTQDVVKKEQLFKQIQAKTNGGFNFGISALAIAYYEAGNMDAFHTYVDLIESPFEKASFFNTIVNQALSAGKNVDGFISNIAKQSVELTKGGMLSSGYQKQLSLTENENEEKFNQKHDAFLETYINISLKQGNLKEAIKHQELLIRDGYNLYLNDKYIEYLMADNQFKLVTDKAPEFLTKGTGTDQMLVAFKKAYKHVNPNGNLKEAVANIENKYAEKELEYLKKTMLNEDAPDFTLKNLDGKEVTMASLKGKTVILDFWATWCGPCKASFPGMQKLIEKYKDNENIVFVFINTLDSGFKTYEDRVKTVTNYMVKKKFNFNNLFDTMDEDTKSFDLASKYNINSIPTKIVIAPNGKVKFKSLGGGAGQDNALITKMDLMIRLANP; encoded by the coding sequence ATGAAAAAAGTCTTATTATACGTATTGATTTCCATTATTGTTTTTACCTCCTGCAAAGCAGAAAAAAAAGAATTAACGCCACTTACTTTGGGTGATTTTGAAATCTCTACAGATAAGATCACCCATAATGAACCATTTACAATTACATACCATGGGGACGATCCAGAAATGGAAAGTTTTTACCATCAATTAAAAGATTATAACGCTTATGCCTACGATATCAATTTTACAAATAAAAAAGCTGTACTAACAATTCCAGATTCTATTTCAGCAATAGCCTTTACATTTAAGGTAAACGGTGAGTTTGACAGTAATGAAGGAAAAGGATATCTTCTAAAAGTACATGATATTAATGGCAATACGGTATCAGGAAACAATAGTACCATTGCAAATTACCCATTGACTCATGGATATAGTTATGGTCTAATAGGAAGTGGCTCGCAATTAATTGAAGCTTTGGAAAAGGACTTCGAAGCATTTCCAGAGTTTAAAAAGAAAAATGAATTGAGTTACCTATACATACTTAGGACTTACGACCAGGCTAAAATGAAAATAGCCGCGGAGGAAAAAATAAAGGAGTTAGAAGCTAAAGAAGATCTAGATGAAAATGACTACTCAATATTATTACAAACCTATGAATTAATTGGAAAACCAAAGCTTGCAGATTCTATAAAAAAAATGGTGATCCGTAAGTTTCCTGATGGTAAAATTAAAATAGAGAATCTAACCTCCGAATTTTATAATACTCAAGATGTCGTAAAAAAAGAACAACTATTTAAACAAATACAGGCTAAAACAAACGGAGGTTTCAATTTTGGAATCAGTGCATTAGCTATCGCGTACTATGAAGCTGGAAATATGGATGCTTTTCACACGTATGTGGATCTCATAGAATCTCCATTTGAAAAAGCGTCATTTTTTAACACTATTGTAAACCAAGCACTGAGCGCAGGAAAAAATGTGGATGGCTTTATTTCTAATATCGCCAAACAGTCTGTAGAGTTAACAAAAGGAGGCATGTTATCTTCTGGTTATCAAAAACAACTTTCTCTTACCGAAAATGAGAATGAAGAGAAATTTAACCAAAAACACGATGCGTTTTTGGAGACTTATATAAACATCTCATTAAAACAGGGAAATCTAAAAGAAGCGATAAAACATCAAGAATTATTAATCAGAGATGGGTACAACCTATATCTAAACGATAAGTATATTGAGTATTTAATGGCTGATAATCAATTTAAATTAGTAACAGACAAGGCTCCAGAATTCTTAACCAAAGGAACAGGTACCGATCAGATGCTTGTGGCATTTAAAAAAGCATATAAGCATGTTAACCCTAACGGAAACCTTAAAGAGGCTGTTGCCAACATAGAAAACAAATATGCTGAAAAAGAATTAGAATATCTTAAAAAAACCATGTTAAATGAAGACGCTCCCGATTTTACTTTAAAAAATCTTGATGGCAAAGAAGTAACAATGGCTTCATTAAAAGGAAAAACAGTTATTCTGGATTTTTGGGCTACATGGTGCGGTCCTTGTAAAGCATCGTTTCCGGGCATGCAAAAGTTAATAGAAAAATACAAAGATAATGAAAACATCGTTTTTGTATTTATAAACACACTGGATAGTGGCTTTAAAACTTATGAAGACAGGGTAAAAACAGTGACAAATTATATGGTAAAAAAGAAGTTCAATTTTAATAATCTTTTTGATACTATGGATGAAGACACTAAGAGTTTTGATCTAGCTTCAAAATATAATATAAACAGCATCCCTACTAAAATTGTTATTGCTCCCAATGGAAAAGTAAAATTCAAATCCCTTGGTGGTGGCGCTGGACAAGATAATGCGTTGATTACAAAAATGGATTTAATGATTCGCTTGGCAAACCCTTAA
- a CDS encoding class I SAM-dependent methyltransferase, with protein sequence MKHLNYISSVYDGDFLGDEKFDITGIAVGDDKFDFIICYHVLEHIIDDQKAISELYRVLKPEGRIFIQTPFKDGEIYEDSNITSSEMRKKHFGQEDHVRVYSVNGLVDRLEAEKFKVTVLNFEACNEDFRLGFESPENVLIVKK encoded by the coding sequence ATGAAACATCTAAATTATATCAGTTCTGTTTATGATGGGGATTTTCTGGGTGATGAAAAATTTGATATAACAGGCATAGCAGTAGGAGACGATAAATTTGATTTTATTATTTGTTATCATGTGTTAGAGCATATAATAGATGACCAAAAGGCAATTTCTGAACTTTATAGGGTTTTAAAGCCAGAGGGAAGGATTTTTATACAAACACCTTTTAAGGATGGTGAGATATATGAAGATTCAAACATAACGTCTTCTGAAATGAGAAAAAAACATTTTGGGCAAGAAGATCACGTTAGGGTTTACTCTGTTAATGGTTTGGTAGATAGATTAGAAGCAGAAAAGTTTAAAGTTACAGTTTTAAACTTCGAAGCTTGTAATGAAGATTTTCGCCTTGGTTTTGAATCTCCAGAAAACGTACTTATAGTAAAAAAATAG
- a CDS encoding TlpA disulfide reductase family protein, giving the protein MKHTIWLIAIVLFTSCNKQAPKDYVTLSGTFKNIDFDKLILRKYTSKGDSITTINFNPDGTFSDTLKLEEGEYFFSQQGKDPLAILLYLKNGDDITINYDVKGNESAIFEGTGIQGSIYMEARRKKVKELIPDEEKFIATDSITFYKKIEGLKNEIRKLVDENKNLGTAFIELQEEFIEFTEGTMVYLYNMNKAKNDLIGKPAPNFVNYENHAGGLTSLEDLKGKYVYIDLWATWCGPCKKEFPALKELEKSYHGKNIQFVGISVDGPSNYDPWRALVTEEELTGIQLLAPENHTIYPDYAIQAIPRFIILDPQGNVVDPDAPRPSSNEIKPLLDKLLK; this is encoded by the coding sequence ATGAAACACACAATTTGGTTAATAGCCATTGTATTATTTACATCTTGCAATAAACAAGCTCCTAAAGATTATGTAACCCTTTCGGGAACATTCAAAAACATAGATTTTGATAAACTTATTTTACGAAAGTACACATCTAAAGGTGATTCTATAACAACAATCAATTTTAATCCTGACGGCACATTTTCAGACACATTAAAACTAGAAGAAGGCGAGTATTTTTTTTCACAACAAGGAAAAGATCCTTTGGCAATACTTCTATATTTAAAAAATGGAGACGACATCACTATTAATTATGATGTTAAAGGAAATGAATCTGCAATATTTGAAGGAACAGGTATTCAAGGTTCTATATATATGGAAGCACGAAGAAAAAAAGTAAAAGAGTTGATACCTGATGAAGAAAAGTTTATTGCTACCGATTCAATTACCTTCTATAAAAAAATAGAAGGTTTAAAAAATGAGATAAGAAAATTAGTAGATGAGAATAAAAATTTAGGAACTGCATTTATTGAGCTTCAGGAAGAATTTATTGAATTTACTGAAGGCACAATGGTTTATTTGTATAATATGAATAAAGCAAAAAATGATTTAATAGGGAAGCCAGCACCAAATTTTGTTAATTATGAAAATCATGCTGGAGGCCTTACATCTTTAGAGGATTTAAAGGGTAAATATGTATATATAGATTTATGGGCAACCTGGTGTGGACCGTGTAAAAAAGAGTTCCCCGCCTTAAAAGAACTAGAGAAGTCATACCATGGCAAGAACATCCAATTTGTAGGTATCTCAGTAGATGGGCCTTCTAATTATGATCCGTGGAGAGCTCTGGTTACAGAAGAAGAATTAACAGGGATCCAATTGTTAGCACCAGAAAATCATACAATATATCCAGACTATGCAATTCAAGCCATTCCCAGATTTATTATACTAGATCCTCAAGGAAATGTAGTAGACCCGGACGCTCCTAGACCTTCCAGCAATGAAATAAAACCATTATTAGATAAACTATTAAAATAA